The bacterium DNA segment CGGCCTTAAGTACCAGGTACTTTAATTATACCTCAGCATGGCCAGCACCAGCGCTGCGGCGATAATGGGTGTGAGGAGCCAGCCGCTCAGGATGGAGAGCAGAGTGCGTTTATTTACAGTCCGGATCCCCTTGAGCAGGCCGATGCCGATCACCGCCCCGATGATGGCCTGGGAGGTGGAGACGGGGACGCCGACGAAAGTGTAGAAATGGACCGTGATGGCCTCGGCCAGGAGCACGACCAGGGCGGAAAAGGGGTCAAGGCGGACCAGGCGCGACCCCACGGTCACCATCACCCGCTTGCTGAAGGTGAGGATCCCCAGGCCGATACTCAGGCCCCCGATCAGCGTAGCTGAGGGAACGGAAAGGTGACCGGCTCCCACGAAGACGGCGGTCACGTTGGCCGCGTTGTTTGCCCCGAGAGCAAAGGCGCCGTATGAGCTGGCCACCACGAGGCCGATTCGAAGAAGTGCGTCGCTTTCGAGGAGGTTCAGGCTCAGCCGGTTGTTGACTATCGCCAGCGTCCGATAGACCACCATCGCCATGATGGCTCCTCCCACGGGCGTTCCCACCCAGCACGTGACCACCTTTCCCAGGCCCGTCATGTCAATATGCCTGTTGACGAGACCGATCCCCAGGATGGCTCCTACCACTGCCTGGGATGTGGACACGGGGAGGCGCCCGATCGTCATGAGGGTCACGGTTATGGCTGCGGATATGGAGGCCAGGACAGCCTGGTGGAGGTTCATCCGGGTCAGGCCCGACAGGGTGTCGATACCCGAGCGCCCCTGGAGCAAAGCGCCCATCAGGACGAACAGGGATGCCATGGTCGCCGCGGTGGTAAAGCGGAGCATCCTCGATGAGACGGCCGGTCCGATGACATTGGAAGCGTCGTTGGCTCCAAGGGACCATCCCAGGAAGACGCCTCCCAAGATGGGCAACATCTAAACCCGCCTCTTTAAACTAATGATGTTGATCCGCTTTGATACGCGGTCCGCCTGGTCGGAGACGTCACCTAACAGGACCACCAGTTCCTTGAGCTGGATCTTGAGGAAAGGGTCGATATCGGAATCGAAGAGTGTGGTGATGATCCGACGCTCGATGATGTCGCACTGGCTCTCCTTCTTGTCGATGACATCGAGTAGTTCCGGGATCCGGCGGCCCCGTTGAAACAGGTCTTCCACCTGCCTGAACACCAGGTCGCAGGCCTCCATGGAAACGCTGACCAGCTCCCGGACATCGGATACAAGGAGATCAGGTATGGCGAGTTTCTGCGTCCGGATGATGTTGAGAACGATCTCGAAGAAACGGGGGATCTGATCGATGGATTCCAGGAGCCCCATGATGTCCCCGCGGGACTCCGGGAGAAGCACCTTGCTGTACATGAGGGTCTTTATCTCTTCCCGGATGTCATCGGCCCTGGATTCGAAACGATGGGTTTCGTCAACCAGGGTCCTGAAGTCACAACTGGCATCGTCTCCAAGGCAGCTGTCGAT contains these protein-coding regions:
- a CDS encoding inorganic phosphate transporter — protein: MLPILGGVFLGWSLGANDASNVIGPAVSSRMLRFTTAATMASLFVLMGALLQGRSGIDTLSGLTRMNLHQAVLASISAAITVTLMTIGRLPVSTSQAVVGAILGIGLVNRHIDMTGLGKVVTCWVGTPVGGAIMAMVVYRTLAIVNNRLSLNLLESDALLRIGLVVASSYGAFALGANNAANVTAVFVGAGHLSVPSATLIGGLSIGLGILTFSKRVMVTVGSRLVRLDPFSALVVLLAEAITVHFYTFVGVPVSTSQAIIGAVIGIGLLKGIRTVNKRTLLSILSGWLLTPIIAAALVLAMLRYN
- a CDS encoding DUF47 family protein, with translation MRFLFRKQRMVKALVEAYLDNLRNVQQTFSRAIDSCLGDDASCDFRTLVDETHRFESRADDIREEIKTLMYSKVLLPESRGDIMGLLESIDQIPRFFEIVLNIIRTQKLAIPDLLVSDVRELVSVSMEACDLVFRQVEDLFQRGRRIPELLDVIDKKESQCDIIERRIITTLFDSDIDPFLKIQLKELVVLLGDVSDQADRVSKRINIISLKRRV